Proteins encoded by one window of Pseudonocardia alni:
- the bla gene encoding class A beta-lactamase has product MTITRRSLLLAGAALGGAALTGCAPAAPPAPATPAPADPGAGSAPIPALADVEREYARTIGVHVLDTGTGAAAGHRDGDRFLMCSVVKALMAGFVLHRSLSEPGLLDRPVRYGRADLLEYAPVTTRNLAAGMTVAQLCEAAVTVSDNTAHNLLLREVGSPAELTAWLRTTGGTVTRSDRAETALNDRDGERDTSTPAALASTLRTLVLGDALPPAQRDRLTGWLRANTTGDRQIRAAVPAGWTVGDKTGSGPLGERNDSGVLYPPDGAPLVLTVFTVPADPADTARGEAAVAAAARAAIAALRG; this is encoded by the coding sequence ATGACGATCACCCGCCGTTCCCTGCTCCTGGCCGGTGCCGCACTGGGCGGCGCCGCGCTGACCGGCTGCGCACCGGCGGCTCCGCCCGCACCCGCGACACCCGCCCCGGCGGACCCGGGCGCCGGGAGCGCACCGATCCCCGCGCTGGCCGACGTCGAACGCGAGTACGCCCGCACGATCGGGGTGCACGTGCTCGACACCGGCACCGGCGCGGCGGCCGGGCACCGCGACGGCGACCGCTTCCTGATGTGCTCGGTGGTCAAGGCGCTGATGGCCGGGTTCGTGCTGCACCGCTCGCTGTCCGAGCCCGGCCTGCTCGACCGCCCGGTCCGCTACGGGCGCGCCGACCTGCTGGAGTACGCGCCCGTCACGACCCGGAACCTGGCCGCGGGGATGACCGTGGCACAGCTGTGCGAGGCCGCCGTCACCGTCTCGGACAACACCGCGCACAACCTGCTGCTGCGCGAGGTCGGCTCCCCCGCCGAGCTGACCGCGTGGCTGCGCACGACCGGGGGCACCGTCACCCGTTCCGACCGGGCCGAGACCGCGCTGAACGACCGCGACGGCGAGCGCGACACCTCGACCCCGGCCGCGCTGGCCTCCACGCTGCGCACCCTGGTCCTCGGCGACGCCCTGCCGCCCGCGCAGCGCGACCGGCTGACCGGCTGGCTGCGGGCGAACACCACCGGCGACCGGCAGATCCGCGCGGCGGTCCCGGCCGGCTGGACCGTCGGCGACAAGACCGGCTCCGGGCCGCTCGGGGAGCGCAACGACTCCGGGGTGCTGTACCCGCCGGACGGCGCACCGCTGGTCCTGACGGTCTTCACCGTCCCGGCCGACCCGGCCGACACGGCGCGCGGGGAGGCCGCGGTCGCCGCGGCGGCCCGGGCCGCGATCGCCGCGCTGCGCGGCTGA
- a CDS encoding LysR family transcriptional regulator, translated as MDLLRHLTFFVAVAEERHFGRAAARLGMTQPPLSQGLRRLEARLGTPLFDRGPGGVSPTAAGRDLLPRARALIEDAAALGRAAARHAEAARVLRLGVVADLGPAATARLAVRAAAATGLRVAPTVATTVALVDAVSDGTVDVAVVAHPTVLESARAGPVVALPTEVLLSAGHPAAAGPGPVVLRTLRGTAAATAPRAHAPAAHDLLLDTLDARGCPAGPADAASPAEALALVATGAAFLLTADPGLAGDGVVRRPVAGEPVPYRVRVVHRDGVPDGLVGALADALREGA; from the coding sequence GTGGACCTGCTGCGGCACCTGACGTTCTTCGTCGCCGTCGCCGAGGAGCGGCACTTCGGGCGGGCCGCCGCCCGGCTCGGGATGACGCAGCCGCCGCTGTCCCAGGGTCTGCGACGGCTGGAGGCCCGGCTCGGCACCCCGCTGTTCGACCGCGGACCCGGCGGCGTCTCCCCGACGGCGGCCGGTCGCGACCTGCTGCCCCGCGCCCGTGCCCTGATCGAGGACGCCGCGGCGCTCGGCCGCGCCGCCGCCCGGCACGCGGAGGCGGCCCGGGTGCTGCGGCTCGGCGTCGTCGCCGACCTCGGCCCGGCCGCCACCGCCCGGCTGGCGGTCCGCGCCGCCGCCGCGACCGGCCTGCGGGTCGCGCCCACCGTGGCGACCACCGTCGCGCTGGTCGACGCGGTGTCGGACGGGACGGTGGACGTCGCCGTCGTCGCGCACCCGACGGTGCTGGAGTCGGCGCGGGCCGGGCCGGTCGTCGCGCTGCCGACCGAGGTCCTGCTGTCCGCCGGCCACCCCGCCGCGGCCGGGCCGGGGCCGGTGGTGCTGCGCACCCTGCGCGGGACGGCGGCGGCCACGGCGCCGCGGGCGCACGCCCCGGCCGCCCACGACCTGCTGCTCGACACCCTCGACGCCCGCGGGTGCCCGGCCGGCCCGGCCGACGCGGCGTCCCCGGCGGAGGCACTGGCGCTGGTCGCGACCGGCGCCGCGTTCCTCCTCACCGCCGACCCCGGCCTCGCCGGCGACGGCGTGGTCCGCAGGCCGGTGGCGGGGGAGCCGGTGCCCTACCGGGTCCGGGTGGTGCACCGCGACGGCGTCCCGGACGGCCTGGTCGGGGCGCTCGCCGACGCGCTGCGGGAGGGCGCGTGA
- a CDS encoding amidohydrolase, which yields MSSAELADLYRDLHRHPELSFAETRTAGIAAARLRDAGYDVAEGVGRTGVVGVLRNGDGPTALLRADMDALPVAEDTGLDYASAVRAVGRDGEETAVAHACGHDMHVTCLVGAAAELAAARDSWRGTLLVVFQPAEEFGAGADAMLDDGLFARFGTPDVVLGQHVAPLPAGLLALAAGPAFAGSDTVRVTLHGSGGHGSRPETTVDPVLLAAATVLRLHTVVPREVAATETAVLSVGMLRAGTKENVIPDSAELGLTVRSYTPGVRDRVLAGIERTVRGEAAASGAPTDPEIRLLESFPPVVNDADAAERTRAALAAVTPLPVVDPGPVTGSEDVGRFAVAAGVPCVYWLLGGADPAAFEGAGTVAEIRERTASLPSNHSPRYAPVVEPTLSVGVAALVAAAREWLPVG from the coding sequence GTGAGCAGCGCCGAACTCGCCGACCTGTACCGCGACCTGCACCGTCACCCGGAGCTGTCCTTCGCCGAGACCCGCACCGCGGGCATCGCCGCGGCCCGGTTGCGCGACGCCGGCTACGACGTCGCCGAGGGGGTCGGACGCACCGGTGTGGTCGGGGTCCTCCGCAACGGCGACGGCCCGACCGCGCTGCTGCGGGCCGACATGGACGCGCTGCCGGTCGCCGAGGACACCGGCCTGGACTACGCCAGCGCCGTCCGCGCCGTCGGCCGCGACGGGGAGGAGACCGCCGTCGCCCACGCCTGCGGGCACGACATGCACGTCACCTGTCTGGTGGGCGCCGCCGCCGAGCTGGCCGCCGCCCGCGACAGCTGGCGGGGCACGCTGCTGGTGGTGTTCCAGCCCGCCGAGGAGTTCGGCGCCGGCGCCGACGCGATGCTCGACGACGGTCTGTTCGCCCGCTTCGGCACCCCCGACGTCGTGCTGGGCCAGCACGTCGCGCCGCTGCCCGCGGGGCTGCTGGCCCTCGCCGCCGGCCCGGCGTTCGCGGGCAGCGACACCGTGCGGGTGACCCTGCACGGCTCCGGCGGGCACGGCTCGCGCCCGGAGACGACGGTCGACCCGGTGCTGCTCGCCGCCGCGACGGTGCTGCGCCTGCACACCGTCGTGCCGCGGGAGGTGGCCGCGACCGAGACCGCTGTGCTCAGCGTCGGCATGCTGCGGGCGGGCACGAAGGAGAACGTCATCCCCGACTCCGCCGAGCTGGGCCTGACCGTGCGGTCCTACACCCCCGGCGTCCGGGACCGGGTGCTCGCCGGGATCGAGCGCACCGTGCGTGGCGAGGCCGCGGCCTCGGGGGCGCCGACCGACCCCGAGATCCGGCTGCTGGAGTCCTTCCCACCGGTCGTCAACGACGCCGACGCCGCCGAGCGCACCCGGGCCGCACTGGCCGCGGTCACCCCGCTCCCGGTCGTCGACCCGGGGCCGGTCACCGGTAGCGAGGACGTGGGCCGGTTCGCCGTCGCCGCCGGGGTGCCGTGCGTGTACTGGCTGCTCGGCGGCGCCGACCCGGCCGCGTTCGAGGGCGCGGGCACCGTCGCGGAGATCCGGGAGCGGACCGCGTCGCTGCCGTCGAACCACTCCCCCCGCTACGCGCCGGTGGTCGAGCCGACGCTGTCGGTCGGCGTCGCGGCGCTGGTCGCGGCGGCGCGGGAGTGGCTGCCGGTCGGCTGA
- a CDS encoding serine hydrolase: MTPAAEVRAVFRDAGVRGWLHARPVTGDGTRPTAREVGVGAHVPVVMASVYKVFVLVAYCRAVDAGTVDPREPVVVPVRRTPGITGISALADPVTMSWRDLVTSMVTASDNAAADVVHTRVGRDRVAALPAELGLTGTRIRGGTDDVFADLLADTGTDDVAAAFAVLADNDVPVRTRALSPVYGSSTTAADTTALLGMLWRGELASDGSTAFARRVLGAQIWPHRLRAGFPAAARVAGKTGTVGAVRNDVGVVTYPGEHPVAVAVYTHAARSDAAVPRADAAIGAAARVAVHALRAPAL, from the coding sequence GTGACCCCGGCCGCCGAGGTCCGCGCGGTGTTCCGCGACGCCGGGGTGCGCGGCTGGCTGCACGCCCGCCCGGTCACCGGCGACGGGACCCGCCCGACGGCGCGCGAGGTCGGCGTCGGCGCGCACGTGCCGGTCGTGATGGCCTCGGTCTACAAGGTGTTCGTGCTGGTCGCGTACTGCCGGGCGGTCGACGCCGGCACGGTCGACCCGCGGGAGCCCGTCGTCGTCCCGGTGCGGCGCACGCCCGGGATCACCGGGATCTCCGCGCTGGCCGACCCGGTGACGATGAGCTGGCGGGACCTGGTCACCTCGATGGTGACGGCCTCGGACAACGCCGCGGCCGACGTCGTCCACACCCGGGTGGGGCGCGACCGGGTGGCCGCGCTGCCCGCCGAGCTGGGGCTCACCGGCACCAGGATCCGGGGCGGCACCGACGACGTGTTCGCCGACCTGCTCGCCGACACCGGGACCGACGACGTCGCCGCGGCCTTCGCGGTGCTCGCCGACAACGACGTGCCGGTACGGACCCGTGCACTCAGCCCGGTCTACGGCTCCTCCACCACGGCGGCGGACACCACCGCGCTGCTCGGCATGCTCTGGCGCGGCGAGCTCGCCTCGGACGGGTCCACCGCCTTCGCCCGCCGGGTGCTCGGAGCCCAGATCTGGCCGCACCGGCTGCGCGCCGGGTTCCCCGCGGCCGCGCGGGTGGCGGGCAAGACCGGCACGGTCGGCGCGGTCCGCAACGACGTCGGCGTGGTGACCTACCCGGGGGAGCACCCGGTCGCCGTCGCCGTCTACACCCACGCCGCGCGCAGCGATGCCGCCGTCCCGCGGGCGGACGCGGCGATCGGGGCCGCCGCGCGGGTCGCGGTGCACGCGCTGCGCGCCCCCGCCCTCTGA
- a CDS encoding 3-hydroxybutyryl-CoA dehydrogenase, which yields MERVGVVGCGQMGSGIAEVAARAGYGVRVVETSAAAVEAGRARLESSLARAEKRGRIDSAEEVLTRLEVVEGLDALADRELVVEAIAEDEALKTGVFRELDRLVTDTGAVLASNTSSIPIMKLAVATKRPEQVVGIHFFNPVPVLSLVELVPSLMTSEDTLARARSFVSDGLGKKAIDCQDRAGFVVNALLVPFLLSAIRMMESGFATAEDIDEGLVRGCAHPQGPLALSDLIGLDTVQAVAESMYAEFKEPLYAPPPLLARMVDAGLLGKKTGRGFHTYA from the coding sequence ATGGAGCGCGTAGGCGTCGTCGGCTGCGGTCAGATGGGATCCGGGATCGCGGAGGTCGCGGCACGGGCCGGGTACGGGGTGCGGGTCGTCGAGACCTCCGCCGCCGCGGTGGAGGCGGGCCGGGCCCGCCTGGAGTCGTCGCTGGCCCGGGCGGAGAAGCGCGGCCGGATCGACTCCGCCGAGGAGGTTCTGACCCGCCTCGAGGTCGTCGAGGGGCTGGACGCGCTGGCCGACCGGGAGCTCGTCGTCGAGGCGATCGCCGAGGACGAGGCGCTCAAGACCGGCGTCTTCCGGGAGCTGGACCGGCTCGTCACCGACACCGGCGCGGTGCTGGCGTCGAACACGTCGTCCATCCCGATCATGAAGCTGGCGGTGGCGACGAAGCGGCCCGAGCAGGTCGTCGGCATCCATTTCTTCAACCCGGTGCCGGTGCTGTCGCTGGTCGAGCTCGTCCCGAGCCTGATGACCTCCGAGGACACCCTGGCCCGTGCGCGGAGCTTCGTCTCCGACGGTCTGGGCAAGAAGGCGATCGACTGCCAGGACCGCGCCGGCTTCGTCGTCAACGCGCTGCTGGTGCCGTTCCTGCTGTCGGCGATCCGGATGATGGAGTCCGGCTTCGCCACCGCCGAGGACATCGACGAGGGACTGGTCCGCGGCTGTGCGCACCCGCAGGGCCCGCTCGCGCTGTCCGACCTGATCGGCCTGGACACCGTGCAGGCCGTCGCGGAGTCGATGTACGCGGAGTTCAAGGAGCCGCTGTACGCGCCGCCGCCGCTGCTGGCCCGCATGGTCGACGCCGGCCTGCTCGGCAAGAAGACCGGGCGGGGCTTCCACACCTACGCCTGA
- a CDS encoding NAD(P)/FAD-dependent oxidoreductase, whose amino-acid sequence MSGDLTADLVVVGAGPTGLYATYYAGFRGLSVVVVDALDQLGGQMSVLYPEKPVFDVAGFPRVRAQDLVDSLVEQAALAEPTYLLGHDAVELEQFDDGVAVTTDRGVRVRAGALLVTGGMGRFTPRPLPAGGDFVGRGLRYAVPRPADLTGKDVLIVGGGDSAVDWALCLEPLAASVTLVHRRYAFRAHERSVTELRASSVRILTPYEVHDVRGDGHVSEVDVSGPDGVETLRADEIVAALGFKADLAALSNWGIGMSRRHIAVDRSMRTTLPRVFAAGDITDFDGKVRLISVGFGEAALAVNNLVPLVRPDLPVVPGHSSDAA is encoded by the coding sequence ATGAGCGGGGATCTCACCGCCGACCTGGTCGTCGTCGGCGCCGGTCCGACCGGTCTCTACGCCACCTACTACGCCGGCTTCCGCGGCCTGTCCGTGGTCGTCGTCGACGCCCTGGACCAGCTGGGCGGGCAGATGTCGGTGCTCTATCCGGAGAAGCCGGTCTTCGACGTCGCGGGCTTCCCCCGGGTCCGGGCGCAGGACCTGGTCGACTCCCTGGTCGAGCAGGCCGCCCTGGCCGAGCCGACCTACCTGCTCGGGCACGACGCCGTGGAGCTGGAGCAGTTCGACGACGGCGTCGCCGTCACCACCGACCGCGGCGTGCGGGTCCGGGCGGGCGCGCTGCTGGTCACCGGCGGCATGGGCCGGTTCACCCCGCGCCCGCTGCCCGCGGGCGGCGACTTCGTCGGGCGCGGGCTGCGCTACGCGGTGCCGCGCCCGGCCGATCTGACGGGCAAGGACGTGCTGATCGTCGGCGGCGGGGACTCCGCGGTGGACTGGGCGCTGTGCCTGGAGCCGCTGGCCGCCTCGGTGACCCTGGTGCACCGCCGCTACGCCTTCCGCGCGCACGAGCGCAGCGTCACCGAGCTGCGCGCCTCGTCGGTGCGGATCCTGACCCCCTACGAGGTGCACGACGTCCGCGGCGACGGCCACGTCTCCGAGGTCGACGTGTCCGGCCCGGACGGCGTCGAGACCCTGCGGGCCGACGAGATCGTCGCCGCGCTGGGGTTCAAGGCCGACCTCGCGGCGCTGTCGAACTGGGGGATCGGGATGAGCCGCCGGCACATCGCCGTCGACCGGTCGATGCGCACGACGCTGCCCCGGGTGTTCGCGGCCGGGGACATCACCGACTTCGACGGCAAGGTCCGGCTGATCTCGGTCGGGTTCGGCGAGGCCGCCCTGGCGGTCAACAACCTCGTCCCGCTGGTGCGCCCCGACCTCCCGGTGGTGCCCGGCCACTCGAGCGACGCGGCATGA
- the fdxA gene encoding ferredoxin has translation MAYVVTEACIDVQDRACMEECPVDCIYPGERMMYIHPDECVDCGKCMPACPSEAIHWEHKMPAELAPFVDANAVFVREQGFAGGGEDADPADGDHPIVAQRRPR, from the coding sequence GTGGCCTACGTCGTCACCGAAGCCTGCATCGACGTGCAGGACCGCGCCTGCATGGAGGAGTGCCCGGTCGACTGCATCTACCCCGGCGAGCGGATGATGTACATCCACCCCGACGAGTGCGTCGACTGCGGCAAGTGCATGCCCGCGTGCCCCAGCGAGGCCATCCACTGGGAGCACAAGATGCCCGCCGAGCTGGCGCCGTTCGTCGACGCCAACGCGGTCTTCGTACGCGAGCAGGGTTTCGCCGGTGGTGGCGAGGACGCCGATCCGGCCGACGGCGACCACCCGATCGTCGCGCAGCGGAGGCCCCGATGA
- a CDS encoding lipopolysaccharide biosynthesis protein gives MTGPGGDLPDDPTRPLRPVPPVPAPAPGPPGGTGPSASSGSSLTARTARGFAWAFTGTVGQAVLQIGATVALARLLTPEEFGAAAAALLIVGLTQLVTQLGVAASLVHREDLDDRDVTAAFWFSVLVAAVFAAVLALGSPVISPLVGLPADSALLPLLSIALLFAGASATPLGLLQRDLRFRSMATVDLLAAGPALIGVSVVLAVAGFGASALAFGEIAAAVAKCAGYLALTRPRFRPEGPTASWGRLRPLLGYGAGFSIAQLGNWFALNADKLVVANALGTGPLGVYGRAYNLLSEPANIIGGAADKALFPAMARVRDDGPRLRAAYVRSASLVALVTAPAAVLLCVLAPEVVRVLLGAQWDAVVPLVQLFALVLLPRTSYKISTSLTRATGAVYRAAWRQWLYAGYVVVLTVTGGLLWGLVGVAAGASLAIVVHFLVMLQFSARVSPGLMGAVLRMYVKHVPALVLTVAATWGVAVLVRPLGIDLVTLAAAALAGGVASVGTLVVLRGRFAAELSVVRSLRGGGAPRGPRPDRPAPSGPAAPAVSASDAGPAAPGGHRRLPDDATVQLPAVGRRDAPRAVGNPADRR, from the coding sequence GTGACCGGACCCGGTGGCGATCTGCCCGACGACCCGACCCGGCCGCTGCGGCCCGTGCCCCCGGTGCCCGCACCGGCCCCCGGCCCGCCGGGTGGGACGGGTCCGTCGGCATCGTCCGGGTCGTCGCTGACCGCGCGGACCGCGCGCGGGTTCGCGTGGGCGTTCACCGGCACCGTCGGACAGGCGGTGCTGCAGATCGGCGCCACCGTCGCGCTGGCCCGGCTGCTCACCCCGGAGGAGTTCGGTGCGGCCGCGGCCGCGCTGCTGATCGTCGGGCTGACCCAGCTGGTCACCCAGCTCGGCGTCGCCGCCTCCCTGGTGCACCGCGAGGACCTCGACGACCGCGACGTGACGGCGGCGTTCTGGTTCTCGGTGCTGGTCGCGGCGGTGTTCGCCGCGGTGCTGGCCCTCGGCTCGCCGGTGATCAGCCCGCTCGTCGGGCTCCCGGCCGACTCCGCACTGCTGCCGCTGCTGTCGATCGCGCTGCTGTTCGCGGGGGCCTCGGCGACCCCGCTCGGCCTGCTCCAGCGCGACCTGCGGTTCCGTTCGATGGCGACGGTCGACCTGCTCGCGGCGGGCCCCGCGCTGATCGGGGTCAGTGTCGTCCTGGCCGTGGCCGGGTTCGGCGCCTCCGCGCTCGCGTTCGGCGAGATCGCCGCCGCCGTCGCCAAGTGCGCGGGCTACCTCGCGCTGACCCGGCCGCGGTTCCGCCCCGAGGGGCCCACCGCGAGCTGGGGCCGGCTGCGGCCGCTGCTCGGCTACGGCGCCGGGTTCTCCATCGCCCAGCTCGGCAACTGGTTCGCGCTCAACGCCGACAAGCTCGTCGTCGCCAACGCGCTGGGCACCGGTCCGCTCGGTGTCTACGGCCGCGCCTACAACCTGCTCTCCGAACCCGCGAACATCATCGGCGGTGCCGCCGACAAGGCACTGTTCCCGGCGATGGCCCGGGTCCGCGACGACGGCCCCCGCCTACGCGCCGCCTACGTGCGCAGCGCGAGCCTGGTCGCGCTGGTCACGGCCCCGGCCGCGGTGCTGCTCTGCGTGCTCGCCCCCGAGGTCGTCCGGGTGCTGCTCGGGGCGCAGTGGGACGCCGTCGTGCCGCTGGTGCAGCTGTTCGCGCTGGTCCTGCTGCCGCGCACCTCGTACAAGATCAGCACCTCGCTGACCCGGGCCACCGGCGCCGTCTACCGGGCGGCCTGGCGGCAGTGGCTCTACGCCGGCTACGTCGTCGTGCTCACCGTGACCGGCGGGCTGCTGTGGGGCCTGGTCGGCGTCGCGGCCGGGGCGTCGCTGGCGATCGTCGTCCACTTCCTGGTGATGCTGCAGTTCTCCGCACGCGTCTCGCCCGGCCTGATGGGGGCGGTGCTGCGGATGTACGTCAAGCACGTCCCGGCGCTGGTGCTGACCGTGGCCGCGACCTGGGGCGTGGCGGTGCTGGTCCGCCCGCTCGGGATCGACCTGGTGACCCTGGCCGCCGCGGCCCTGGCCGGCGGGGTCGCGTCGGTCGGCACGCTGGTCGTGCTGCGCGGCCGCTTCGCCGCCGAGCTGTCGGTGGTGCGGAGCCTGCGCGGGGGCGGCGCGCCGCGCGGGCCGAGGCCGGACCGTCCGGCCCCGTCCGGCCCCGCCGCCCCGGCGGTCTCCGCGTCCGACGCCGGTCCGGCGGCGCCCGGGGGCCATCGCCGCCTCCCCGACGACGCCACCGTGCAGCTGCCCGCCGTCGGTCGCCGGGATGCGCCCCGCGCCGTGGGGAACCCGGCCGACCGTCGCTGA
- a CDS encoding molybdopterin-containing oxidoreductase family protein has product MTATHEAPATPLTEKVVKAACPQDCPDTCAMLVTVDGSGTATSVVGDPDHPYTNGGLCVKVNNYLDRVYDPGRVLFPMRRTGPKGSGRFERITWDDAVTEIATRFRAIADEHGPEAIMPVSYLGTQGILNGLNVGDPFFAKLGATVAERTYCDSGSCTAYAMTIGDTAGVDPESLVHSTFILVWACNIMSTNLHLWPYIAKAKKNGAKVVVVDPVRTRTAAAADQHIPIRPGTDGALALAMAHVIIAEGLTDDDYIANHTVGYDEFAERVSRYTPEWAETETGVPAETIRVLAREYAGAQPSVIRIGVAVERHAGGGQTVRALSCLPGLVGAWRKPGGGILQLPLWAFPVNWGAFMHPEMLTPGTRVINQYRLGAALAGDLPAGPPIKGLMVYNSNPVVTTPDQDRLIKGLESEDLFTVVSEQFMTDTAEYADIVLPATTQLEQDDIMFSWGHLFVTYNHRSIEPLGEAVPNTEMFRRLAAAMGFDDPVFRRTDSEMIAEAFDWSHPHMEGITVESLKEKGWQRLNVAPPEAYAPHAEGNFPTPSGKAEFVSAAAAGGNFVVPLFRQGSNDHQPGQPVDPLPHYIPPRESAAADPELAARYPLNLLTPKSHAFLNSSFASHEFHRRVANEHTLIIHPDDAAARGIAEGAPVRVFNDRGEFTVVASLQDTVSRGVVVSPMGGWRKNSKAGTTLAAVNPTVFGDLGNAPTFSDTLVEVETA; this is encoded by the coding sequence ATGACCGCGACGCACGAGGCCCCGGCCACGCCGCTGACCGAGAAGGTGGTCAAGGCCGCCTGTCCCCAGGACTGTCCGGACACCTGCGCGATGCTGGTGACCGTCGACGGCTCGGGGACGGCGACCTCGGTCGTCGGCGACCCGGACCACCCGTACACCAACGGCGGCCTCTGCGTGAAGGTCAACAACTACCTCGACCGCGTGTACGACCCGGGCCGTGTGCTGTTCCCGATGCGCCGGACCGGGCCCAAGGGCAGCGGCCGCTTCGAGCGGATCACCTGGGACGACGCCGTCACCGAGATCGCCACCCGCTTCAGGGCCATCGCCGACGAGCACGGCCCCGAGGCGATCATGCCGGTCAGCTACCTGGGCACCCAGGGCATCCTGAACGGCCTCAACGTCGGCGACCCCTTCTTCGCGAAGCTGGGCGCCACCGTCGCCGAGCGCACCTACTGCGACTCCGGCTCCTGCACCGCCTACGCCATGACCATCGGCGACACCGCCGGGGTGGACCCGGAGAGCCTCGTGCACTCCACGTTCATCCTGGTGTGGGCCTGCAACATCATGAGCACCAACCTGCACCTCTGGCCCTACATCGCGAAGGCGAAGAAGAACGGCGCGAAGGTCGTGGTCGTGGACCCGGTCCGCACCCGCACCGCGGCCGCGGCCGACCAGCACATCCCGATCCGCCCCGGTACCGACGGCGCGCTCGCGCTGGCCATGGCGCACGTGATCATCGCCGAGGGCCTCACCGACGACGACTACATCGCGAACCACACCGTCGGCTACGACGAGTTCGCCGAGCGCGTCTCCCGCTACACCCCCGAGTGGGCCGAGACCGAGACCGGCGTGCCCGCCGAGACCATCCGGGTGCTCGCCCGCGAGTACGCCGGCGCGCAGCCGTCGGTCATCCGGATCGGCGTCGCCGTCGAGCGGCACGCGGGCGGCGGCCAGACCGTACGCGCCCTGTCCTGTCTGCCCGGCCTCGTCGGCGCCTGGCGCAAGCCCGGCGGCGGAATCCTGCAGCTGCCGCTGTGGGCGTTCCCCGTCAACTGGGGCGCCTTCATGCACCCGGAGATGCTCACCCCCGGCACCCGGGTCATCAACCAGTACCGGCTCGGTGCCGCGCTCGCCGGTGACCTGCCCGCCGGCCCGCCGATCAAGGGCCTGATGGTCTACAACTCCAACCCGGTCGTCACCACGCCCGACCAGGACCGGCTGATCAAGGGCCTGGAGAGCGAGGACCTGTTCACCGTCGTGTCGGAGCAGTTCATGACCGACACCGCGGAGTACGCCGACATCGTCCTGCCGGCCACGACGCAGCTCGAGCAGGACGACATCATGTTCTCCTGGGGTCACCTGTTCGTGACCTACAACCACCGGTCCATCGAGCCGCTGGGCGAGGCCGTCCCGAACACCGAGATGTTCCGCAGGCTCGCCGCCGCGATGGGCTTCGACGACCCGGTCTTCCGGCGCACCGACTCCGAGATGATCGCCGAGGCGTTCGACTGGTCCCACCCGCACATGGAGGGGATCACCGTCGAGTCGCTGAAGGAGAAGGGATGGCAGCGGCTCAACGTGGCCCCGCCGGAGGCCTACGCCCCGCACGCCGAGGGGAACTTCCCGACGCCGTCGGGCAAGGCCGAGTTCGTCTCCGCCGCCGCGGCGGGCGGCAACTTCGTCGTCCCGCTGTTCCGGCAGGGTTCCAACGACCACCAGCCCGGCCAGCCGGTCGACCCGCTGCCGCATTACATCCCGCCGCGCGAGTCCGCCGCCGCGGACCCCGAGCTCGCCGCCCGCTACCCGCTCAACCTGCTCACGCCCAAGTCGCACGCGTTCCTGAACTCGAGCTTCGCCAGCCACGAGTTCCACCGCCGTGTCGCGAACGAGCACACCCTGATCATCCACCCGGACGACGCCGCTGCCCGCGGCATCGCCGAGGGGGCGCCGGTGCGCGTGTTCAACGACCGGGGCGAGTTCACCGTCGTCGCGTCGCTGCAGGACACCGTGTCCCGCGGGGTCGTGGTGAGCCCGATGGGCGGCTGGCGCAAGAACTCCAAGGCCGGCACCACCCTGGCCGCGGTCAACCCGACCGTGTTCGGCGACCTGGGCAACGCGCCCACGTTCTCCGACACCCTCGTCGAGGTCGAGACCGCCTGA
- a CDS encoding CBS domain-containing protein, with amino-acid sequence MIGPAPERPGTGWAPGSTGEAMIAHPRTCGRTTTVHQAREVFRDDHVHALLVVDRGVLLAVVERGDLDGRPAAAPVRWLGTLAGRTVAPTAPATATRDRMRAEGRRRLAVVDGHGRLLGLVCLKRSGAGFCTDERVRARAAERAARRRPHIGATRS; translated from the coding sequence ATGATCGGCCCGGCGCCGGAGCGTCCCGGGACGGGGTGGGCCCCCGGCAGCACCGGTGAGGCGATGATCGCGCACCCGCGGACGTGCGGGCGCACCACCACGGTGCACCAGGCCCGGGAGGTGTTCCGCGACGACCACGTGCACGCGCTGCTCGTCGTCGACCGGGGTGTGCTGCTGGCCGTGGTGGAGCGCGGCGACCTCGACGGCCGTCCCGCAGCGGCGCCGGTCCGCTGGCTCGGCACCCTGGCCGGGCGCACCGTCGCCCCCACCGCGCCGGCGACCGCGACGCGCGACCGGATGCGGGCCGAGGGGCGCAGGCGGCTCGCCGTCGTCGACGGGCACGGCCGGTTACTCGGTCTGGTCTGCCTCAAGCGGTCCGGGGCCGGCTTCTGCACCGACGAGAGGGTACGGGCCAGGGCGGCCGAACGTGCCGCGCGACGACGTCCTCACATCGGAGCAACACGTTCGTGA